A stretch of DNA from Spirosoma endbachense:
CAGAACCATGCCTTTCGATTCAGGATCATGGACCCGCCCCGGCTGATTTGGGTAAACCGAAACCCGGCCCGTTCGCACGGTTACCGTCACCGTCGGCGCATCGACCAGCGCTTTAATCCGAAAACTCGTCCCCAAAACTTTGGTAACCAAGCCATTGGCATAAACGACAAATGGCTTCTTAGGATTCTTTTTGACATCGAAAAAAGCTTCTCCGGTCAGATATACCTCTCGCTGGGCACCTGCCAGCTCAGTTCTGTACCGCAATCGACCGCCTTTATTCAGATCAACCTGGCTTCCATCGGCCAGTTGAACCTGCATGATCTGATTCGCTTCATTTACGGTTTCAACCCATTCGTCGGCTGTCCGGGCTACTCCCGGTATAGCGTCCGTTTCTTTTTGTGTCAACTGTCGGGCCAGAAAACCAATGCTCAGAATCAGACCTATCGAGGCTGCTATTTTCCAGCCGCGCTGCCAGTTCAGCCAACGCGTCATCGGGATCGTGCGTGACTCTTCCAGCGTGTTTTCAATCCGGTTCCAGATGGTATCCACTGTTTCGCTCAAAACCGGCGTCTGCTGAATATGCTGCAAACCCGTGACTAGCCGCCTGGCTTCCTCTATCTGGTAATATCGCTCGGGATATTCCCGCAGAAATTCTTTCCAGAATGCTTCTGTCTCGGGCGTGGGCGCGTTGATCCACTCCTTAAAGTAGTCGTCGGCCGCCAGATCTTCCGCATTAAATTGATAATAATTCATGGTTGTATCGCTTTTCAATAGTCAGCTTATTTTTAATATTCTTATGATTTATATGATTTTTTAAACAATAAACCACATAGAATCATCATAATTAAAATTTTAGGTGTATGATTTCACAAAAAACAAAAGGAATCATACCTCATCATATTCACCTTAAAAATCAGCGTTCTATTGGCTTTAAACTAATCGTGCTAATTCGAACCACAGCAGCGATAACGAAAAAATTCGGACGACTTCGCGGAGTGTTTTCAGTGCTGAGTAAATAAAACGACAGGCCGATTGGTAATTGACGCCCATGATCTGGGCAATCTCTTCGTTGCTGAAATGCTGGTAGAACCGCAGGTTCAGTGCTTCCTGCTGACGAGGTGTCAGCAAGGCGTAACTTTTGCGGAGCTGTCGGAAAAGTTGTTCGATTTCCTCGCGTTCGATGAGGTTGTTTTCAATCACAAAGTCATCAGCGGGAACGGGGGCCGAGTCAATATCAGAAGCCTGAAAAAATAAATCCCGGTTACGAACTTTATTGATTTTATTCCGTAACGACCGAAAAAGATAGAATTTGATCGAATCAGTATCACTCAGATTAGCCCGGCTTTGCCAGAGTTCAATGAACAGATCATGGATACTATCCTCGATCAGGGGTACATCGTTCGTAACCTTATGGCCGTAATTCAGCAGATCATGGGCGTAAAGTCGGTAAATCTGTTGAAAGGCCGCACTATCCCCCTGACGAAAGGCATACCATAGGTCGCTGGGAGAAGGCTGGATCGGCACCGTATTTTTATAAGTTAGTTATGGGTCAATCAGGGCAATGGCTGGAGCTATCGACCCACCAAGGGCCCTATATTTACTAATGCCAAGTTTATTCGCTTTTAATCCTATTTTTCGATTATTTTTTTCAGATTATTTAATTCTCAGGATAAATCGTTCCTAAAAAGCGCTGACAATGTTCAGGACACGATAAAACCAGTAGATCCCCGGTTAGATGGGTATAGTCTGGGCGACACAAAGCTTCCGGGATGTAACTGAGCGTAAAATCCATTCTTACAGCTACCATCACCCGACACTGTTGGGGCATTTTAATGCAACTGCTGCATGGAATTTAAGCGATTATTAATTAGCTGTACGACTCACCACCCTACATTTGGCGCACTGAGCCCTGTTTACATGGGCTTTGCTCATTAGGCTGGTTTACTAAATACATGCTTTATTTCCGATCACATCACCCTACTTTTTAGTAGAAAATAAGATTCCGGAGTAAAGTCCTAAAACAACTTTTTCGCTTAAACTTAACGTAATCAATGATTTCTACCTTCACGAAGTACATTGGGGTTGCCCTTATCGGAACTGTACTAATTGGCTCCTGTAGCCGTCCGGTTGCTTATTTTCAGAAGAGCCCCAATAAAATCTATGCCGCTGCCCCTCCCATCACAGTATCGGTAGAGACGCCTGCCGAATCTGTTTCGGCACAAAAAGAGTCACTCGTGCAGGCAACTTCAGTGATTACACAGCTTGACACCTACGTCCGTAACGACAACAAACTGGCCGCAAACAAAAATTTGAATAGACGCATGGCCCGGATTAAGACATTGCTGGCTTCTACTTCAGGCAAGCCTGACTTGAAGACCACCCATGCTCCCAGCCTGAAAAATGGGCTTCAAAAACTGATACAAAAGAAAATGAACCGGCGAATCGGCAAACAACTGGCTGCGGCTCATCCCGACAAGGCACTTGTGAATGGCGGTAAGCTGATTGGTGGAATTGTTCTGTTGGTTGCAGGCTTGCTTTTATTGATATTAGGCAGCGGTACGGTTGCTTTTATTGGCCTTATTGTGAGTCTGGTAGGCGCGTTGGGGGTAATTGTGGGTCTATTTGGGATTGATTCCTAACGTAATTCAATCCCTTTGCCCCTTTCATACGGGTGACGTTTTAGAATTAGCTTGACGAGTTCGGGCATCAGTTGATTCTCAGGAAAATAGTCCAGTCTTTTCGCCAAACCCCGTGCCACGGTTAACCATGATGCTCAAAAATAACCGTGGCACGGGGTTTGGCGAAAAGACTGTAGTCATTGATTTTTGTTTCAGTTGTTGGGGCAACTTTGTCAGGTGTGGCTTAATCGCTTCTGAAAAATCAATTGATGCCTGCACTGAATACCGTTCTCCCAAATGGGTTCGGGATATAGACGTACAAAATAATCCCGGTCAATATCGATCAGGTCGAATCCCTGTTGCTGGTAAAGCGCAATCTGCCCGATGCTTGAATTTCCCGTTGCAATCAGTAACCGCTGAACACTACTCTGCCGGGCTGCAACGATTATTGCCTGTAGCATTGCTTTTCCGAATCCCTTGTTCTGGTGGTCAGCGGCAACGGCCAGATTAAGTACTTCCCCAGCGCCTGATTCGTATATCTGCCATACGCCAATGCCTACTATCCTACCCTCCACCTCCAGCAAATAGATTCGGCTATCGGGTAAATAGGTATCAATTTGCTCAGGACTGGGGTCCGCCAGGAGCAACAGGTTATACGGAACGGGTTCGTCGGCATGACGCTCCCGAATCAGGTAATTCGAATAATGGCGTTGCATCTCCTCTGGCCTACTTGCTGTCATAGCAATTAATTTTCCTTTTTCACTTGCTCTAAAACAACCTGCATTAGCTTCCACAGCGGTTCAGAAACCGCTTGATCCCTATTCATTGAC
This window harbors:
- a CDS encoding GNAT family N-acetyltransferase, yielding MTASRPEEMQRHYSNYLIRERHADEPVPYNLLLLADPSPEQIDTYLPDSRIYLLEVEGRIVGIGVWQIYESGAGEVLNLAVAADHQNKGFGKAMLQAIIVAARQSSVQRLLIATGNSSIGQIALYQQQGFDLIDIDRDYFVRLYPEPIWENGIQCRHQLIFQKRLSHT
- a CDS encoding RNA polymerase sigma factor — its product is MPIQPSPSDLWYAFRQGDSAAFQQIYRLYAHDLLNYGHKVTNDVPLIEDSIHDLFIELWQSRANLSDTDSIKFYLFRSLRNKINKVRNRDLFFQASDIDSAPVPADDFVIENNLIEREEIEQLFRQLRKSYALLTPRQQEALNLRFYQHFSNEEIAQIMGVNYQSACRFIYSALKTLREVVRIFSLSLLWFELARLV
- a CDS encoding FecR family protein, producing MNYYQFNAEDLAADDYFKEWINAPTPETEAFWKEFLREYPERYYQIEEARRLVTGLQHIQQTPVLSETVDTIWNRIENTLEESRTIPMTRWLNWQRGWKIAASIGLILSIGFLARQLTQKETDAIPGVARTADEWVETVNEANQIMQVQLADGSQVDLNKGGRLRYRTELAGAQREVYLTGEAFFDVKKNPKKPFVVYANGLVTKVLGTSFRIKALVDAPTVTVTVRTGRVSVYPNQPGRVHDPESKGMVLTPNQEAVFQRDAATLNKTLVESPRLLIPQKDVQAFAFDDASAAQVFNAIERAYGVDVIFDEEVMRYCTLTLSLTDEDLFQKLDVICKVLDADYKLIDAQVVIYSKGCQKPN